The following is a genomic window from Salvelinus fontinalis isolate EN_2023a chromosome 11, ASM2944872v1, whole genome shotgun sequence.
aaacggcaggccccccaggtagtacttgaaatggcgtactgctgccacgacagccaaaagctctctccttgtcacgcagtagcgtttttcagccttatcaaaagtcctgctgtaataagctactacgtgttccccatcaggaccccgctgagccagcacagcccccaacccctcattgcttgcgtcggtgtccaggatgaacggacggttcgggtctggtgaggccaggacaggggcctccatcagggcccgtttgagggcctcaaacgcccgctggtgctcttcggtccactgaaaaacagtgtcctccttgagtagctggttcaaaggagccgctaccaccgcaaaccccttcacaaacctacgatagtaggatgccagtcccaggaagctcttaacctcttttttttccccctggaactggccaccccctcacagcctctactttgtctggcatcgtgctgatgccctcaccacccagctgatgccccaggaacgccacctccctttgcatgaaatggcactttcccggatgtaattttagccccgcccccgagattctctccaacactcgcctaattgcccccagtgccccctcaaacgatgtgccgtgcaccaatatgtcgtctaggtacacaacacactcgtctctcggaacccccgccagcactctgtccatgagcctctcaaaggtggcaggagcattacagagcccgaagcacagcaccttgaactgccaatggcccctatctgtggagaaggccgttttttcacgtgcccctggcgagaggggcacctgccagtagccactgcgcagatcaagggaggagaaccacgaggaccctctcacgtggtctagcgactcatcaatcctcggtaggggataagagtctttagtggtgacagaatttaggcccctgtagtcaacacaaaacctaagtttaccccctttcttaggcaccatgacgaccggcgcggaccatgggctatctgatggctcaatgaaatcagcccgcaacatgtcaacaatagctgtgtctgctgcttccctcctggcaaggggaatacgacggggccgaattttaatgggtcgggcgtccccagtgtctatttcgtgctgaactaggtgcgtttgtcctacctcatcttccccccaagcgaagctatctttaaagtccaacagcagctgctttaactgtctctgttgtccctcatccagaccctgacagttcttcagccacacagcctcgacggcgtcgatagcttcctccttccccccgtcgggctgatgggttgaaggggccagtgtgttttgggctactgggctgcctgtgcttgcaccatgatggggagtgaaggccgtcgccgccggagacagctgctgggatggcacaacgaccaagggagcagccgggatgaccggtggagtttctgcaagcttggaggaagacggaggaacagccctgccccctgctggccctcccgaaggcgacattcccactgtgggcccccccgacagcctcaaagtacctgacgctaagtccaactgagccccacagtttttcaaaaagtccattcccagtatacaggggtcctgcaccgctgctacccacaccggacaccccacagttctcccccccacagtcacagatagctgacacttccctaacatgggggctagctcccccgtgacagtccgtagctggacatgggtcggctccacccgcaccccaacaggtagtatgtctggtctcaccagggttactgtagagcccgtgtcgaccagggccaaacattccaccccctctaccttgacgacgacattgcagaagtccccaacggtggtacgtcccaccacaactaccggactaggaaacacggcggcagctacaccctgggggagcaggaccccaccctcttgtctgcgctgctgggtacctcctttgcttacagtgggttcgggggcgggggggtgggcccgcgctgccccctgcgcgagaacccgttgtcgtttccctggtgacgggggaatctgccacactcccgctgaatgtggccaggttggccacaaccccagcagacaataggagttgagctgacactgcgacgttgcctggagcccctctccatgacaagcgaagcagtcttgaccagcccgcccaactcgtcaacccactctggctttgtgacccctggcaccccagccaccgctgctctcacctctggttgactggtgacttccactctcactccctcaccccagatCAGCTCCCTCTTCCTGGCTATCTCCACTGCAGCCCGCAGAGATGGTGGGTCCGCCATCTGAACATGCTTACCCAGTTCGGTGGAAGAGAGCGCTCTAATAAAACTGTCCCGTGCCAGCTCGTCTTGCACCCCAATCGGCATAGTTGCATAAGCCCGCCTGGTCAGGCTCAGAATACCACTTGCCAACGCCTTTAATGATTCCCCCTGAAGTCTCTTTTTGTTACACAGTTCAATACGCAGCATGTTGGGCTGCGCGTCGCTGCCGAAACGGCCCCCCAATGCCTCCACTAGCGCACCGTAGTCGCCCCTATCGCCCGGGGCTAGCGTTAGCAGGCATTCCGACGCCTCCTCCGCCAGGCTCAGGGCAAGCTGTAACGCTTTCGTCTCGTCAGACCACCTCCCGGCTCTAGCCAACAACTCGAATTGAGTGAAAAAAACTTCCCATTTACCTTGTCCATTGAACTTTGGTAGTTTAGCCGCTACCGTGGCTAATGGCAATAGGTCGCCGCCATCTCTGTTTACCTTAGCAGGCCCAGCCATTTCCGCACCCGGTGACGTCGATATCCCCGTCGCCGTGACGTCAGCTCTCGAGCGATGCGAAGGAAAACCCGCCAGTTCTGCCATCTTGCTGACTGACAATTTAACTCCCGCCATGTGGCTCTCCAGCTTCCCTACGGCAGTCGCCGCCTGACCCTCCCGACCGGGTACCCCCGAGCCCACAACGGACACTTTGTCCGACTCTTCCTTAATTTTCCGCCTCGCCCCAAGCGACATGACCGTAGATGCGAGTCACGCTAAAGCCAACCCGGCCTATACTGAACAGCTAACTCGCCTAGTCACGATCCCGTAGTTcgaaagcacttctgacaccaatgtaatgacccggctgggtcataaagggaaaagagacggactctaggtgtgcaggtcagaacacaggtttattcataaactgggctattgttccggccacaacccacgccgctaaatgccgaacgtacacaatgttaccctgtcgggtcaagagtcactctcataggaacagatcaaggcacgaacaaaagagagagaacaatgagacagtaatccctatttatgcatttccaaatcccgcggtattacccatcatacccccccaacctttccatctgtcctgacatattcaacccctgctagtagccatgagaaccataacacacccacaaacacagaacacaataccgggtcgttacaatatatatatatttttctccacattttcaaacagtccatttatattttccaacggggctatacatttgggtgagtttttttctctcgcttgagtagcctcgtttcactgccaaaaataaaattaaaccatctagtgttcagcgaaataacattGCACTGTCGAATACAGGTAgcccaatcacattaaccgttactctcttgctggaattccactaacggtccgtatgtagccaaacgtagctgctgctcattccattTGCTAGAAGCATCTtctatggtgagctaccgagtggctagggtAGGCAAGGCCCATACAATTGTGGAGGATTTAAttattcctgctgccgcggatatggctgggacaatgctgggtgaaaaggccaaaaaaactatacaaacaatgtcttcatcaaacaacactgtttctcgACGCATccgtgacatggcaggagatgttttgaaacaattactgctttgcatacaagacagtaaattctatgcgttacagctggatgagtcaacagacgtggcgggcctggcacagctcctggtatatgtctgttatgtttatggggggtcaattaaggaagacatcctcttctgcaaaccactggaaaccaggacaacaggggGAAATATTGGACAGTTTTGcattggacagctttgtgacatcaaatggactttggtggtcaagatgtgttggtatctgtactgatggcgcaaaagtcatgacagggagacatagtggagtggtaacgtgcgtgcaagcagttgctccctatgacacttgggtacactgcagcatccaccgagaggctcttgctgccaagggaatgcctgacaggtTGAAAGACGtattggacactacagtgaaaatggttaactttgttaaagcaaggtccTTGGCTTAATTCCACCCTGTATGTAGGCTTGTTATAGCCATCTGCGTTGCACAACCCTATCACGCAGAGGCTATATCCATAACAATAAATGAAACAGAACAAAATATTAAGTATTAACTATAACCTGTCCTGAGCGAAATAGTCTTGAGCATTTGGGACCCCTTGGCTATCTATAGGCTATTCTTATTGCCAGATCTGTTTTCCCTATCCGCCACTGTATTGCTTCAACTATTTTGTTTAACATTTATTTAGAGGTTATATGCTTACAAGTTGAAGGCTTATTTTTTATTTGGGTTGGCCTAAATTAAAGATTGAATTATTAAAGTGATCGGCTAAAGAACTTTGGAGATACATCTAATTTGAATACACACATGGATTTCAATAAACAAACGGATACGACTGTTCTTTTTGCTTTGATTCAGTTCCTATTGCAACTCAGACAAATGACTGAATGGATGacatactgactgactgaatgaaggATGAATTAAATGTTCAAATATGTTGGAATGATGAGTTGCACGCATCATGCATGCGCTGCCTTTTATTTGGCTAGTAGACAAATAGGCCTACATTACGGTATGACTCTATGGCTGCATGGCTCCAGAAGGGCATCTTCTGAGACTGAGCGGTGCTTTTCCGAAGGCGCATGGTGCTGTGGTGCAGCATGGAAATCACAACCTCTTGACTTGGGCAGCAGTGTCACGATGGAGGGGATAGCCTATACAGAGACTGCCTAAGACCGCTGCAACAGAGTTATTGTAAAGGGAGGGAATAAGCTGATGCCAGATTTAGCCTAGGTTTAACCTCTCCCTTGTTCATTTCAAAATCCATATGTTCATGACCCGATTCATATAAATCATGTCAAATTATTTTAAATTCATATTAACCACTCCTACAGAATATGATATGACAAGATTTTGATTGATGAAATACATTTCAaaatattctataaaataatattTTGAGTGCCCATGCTGTAGAAACCTAGCAGACTGAAACTTCACTGTTGTAGACATAATACAGATAGCACTATCTAGACTTGCCCTGGCAAACACATCCATTACATGAGCTACCTAAATGTGAACTCAAACTGACGAATAATAGAGAATGGAGACTTAACTTGAAAATGTGCAAGATATCTTTCTGGTTTCCCTGTTCTTTTATACTGCGTTGTGCTTGTTCACGTATCACTCCTCGCAGGCCGTTTGGTGTACTTTTTTTTGTTGGTGAGATGAAACTGCCAAAACTCTGAAAGGTATTACTGTACATCAGAATTGCAACACAAGATTTGTTCATGCCAGGTATGGATTTTCGTACGATCCTAACAATACAGAGGTTGGGCGCAAGGTCAGTAAcattcaattcccacggggggaccaggatgaatatgtatgaactttccaatttgtaagtcgctctggataagagcgtctgctaaatgacttaaatgtaaatgtaagtaacATCACGTACATGACCTGCAAGTGATCTGATTAGAGCATTGTTGGCGTGGAAACCACACAGGTGTGTAGATGTGATATGCATTGTGTACAAGTATGCATTCAAAATACATGCCAACAACAGCCACAGTCAGTCATGTATTTAAGCAATAAGCCCCGGAAGCATGTGTTATATAGCCAATatcagctaagggctgttcttaaacaCGACACAacatggagtgcctggatacagcccttagcagtggtatattggccatataccaccaactcctgaggtgccttattgctgttataaactggttaccaatatagttagagcagtaaaaatattttttttgtcatacccgtggtagacggtctgatataccacagctgtcatccaatcagcattcagggctcaaaccacccagtttataattcttATTAAAAACCAGGTGGTAAATTATTGCTGACCTTTTGCAAAGAGAATAGGTTATTTTATAATAGAATCACGACACAACCTTGTGGAATGTTCTTAGTTTAGAAACATTAGGCTATGTAGAAAAGACAGTGtcactttaacaaaacaaagaGCTATATCTATTCATGCCATTTCCATCTGCAACATGGAGTATGACGCAACCTCCTGAAAACAAGCCAGATTGATGCAGATGACtatactgaccaaaaatataaaacgcaacatgtatcaatttcaaagattttactgagttaaagttcataaggaattcagtcaattgaaataaattcattaggccctaatctatggatttcacatgactgggcaagggcCCTGTGGAGCCAGGTACAGCCCATCAAAATGAGTTTTCCCTACCaacagggctttattacagacagaaatatgcCTCCGCACCCCCTCATAGGaccccacaggtgaagaagacgGATGGACTCCTTTCAGCCCTAAAATCAAGTCAACTTCCTGCCAACATATAGGATTTAAGATGTTAAAGGCATTGAGAGAAATACTTTCCAAATTCAGGACTTCTGTCTAAATAAATGTCACACATACAATGAAGACAGGTTGAGCTTTATTAATCATACTCATGAATGgtaagttgtttgaaatgtttcatGACACAGGTGTAAGACATTGCAACAAAATGAGTCACAATTATCCCCCATTTAACTCCCTtgcaacaacaacatgtatgGTTAACAAATCAGTAGATGCAGAAATAGGGAATATTACATAGACTGTCTATGGATTTGTAAGTCAGACTGTCTATGGATTTGTAAGTCAGACTGTCTATGGATTTGTAAATCAGACTGTCTATGGATTTGTAAATCAGACTGTCTGTGGATTTGTAAATCAGACTGTCTGTGGATTTGTAAGTCAGACTGTCTGTGGATTTGTAAGTCAGACTGTCTATGGATTTGTAAGTCAGACTGTCTATGGATTTGTAAATCAGACTGTCTATGGATTTGTAAATCAGACTGTCTATGGATTTGTAAATCAGACTGTCTATGGATTTGTAAGTCAGACTGTCTATGGATTTGTAAATCAGACTGTCTATGGATTTGTAAGTCAGACTGTCTATGGATTTGTAAATCAGACTGTCTATGGATTTGTAAGTCAGACAAGGCACATTGGTGGGATGAATTCCATTAAGAGCAGGAAGGGCAGACTTGTTTTTGGAATGGCATCGATGGGGTATCGATTTGGCCTTTTCACTTCACTCAAGGTTTTCAAATGAAACCAAAAAACAGAACACAGATCTTTTTTAAAAGCCAATGTGGAGGATGTCATTCATTGTGTTAAAATATCTTGCCAATGTCAAGACAAAAGAGGAAATCCTTCAATGACTCCATAGACAAGTGGATGGGGGAACAGGTTTCAAaatagcctccacaatcacattGTGTTAGGTTACATGTACTGCCCTAAACGCAAACAGAACTGGAACCAGGATTGTATTCCTGCCATTTGACCAAAAACAGACAGTGTTGTCCTTTGAACCAACTAGGAGACCGAGGTGAGATGTTTCAGGCAACAAGAGTTTTACATTACACTCTGAAACGTGTGCTGCTTTCAGCACCAGCTGTTACCGTAGTTAAAGCACATGACATAATTGCATATGCAATAATCTTCCAATGGATTCAACTTCACACACAGAACAGGAATTAATCCACTGAATCAATCCATGggttcctgagtggtgcagcggtctaaggcactgaatctcagtgcttgaggagtcactacagacaccctggttccattccagactatcacaaccggccgtgattgggagtcacatagggcggcgcacaattggcccagcgttgtccgggtttggccggtgtagaccttcattgtaaataacaatttgttcttaattgacttgcttagttaaataaaacctcaaatgtattattttttatatatgtaGCTTACTCCATTCCAAGTGTGACAAAATGACAGCTGTGTTGAATTGTAGCTAATATGACCACAGCTAATGAACAGTGGTAGTGGTACTGAGACCGCTCATTGAAGATCCACATGATGCAATGTGGCAAAAGCCAGCAGTAACTCAGCTAAAAGCTATGAGCTTCAGCCTAGGCAGTTCTTGCATTATATGATAAGAACAAAAAAGTCAGTCGCAATGAGGTGATCAAAGCTTTAGGACAGCCAAGTGGAAGGGATGTGATGCAGAGAGTTAGTAGTCTTTAAAGTACACCAGAGATACTGGGGAAAGTAAGATCTAGCCACAAAATCAAAACCTAGTCATCTTTGTAATGTATCAATCTATTTCTTGAATGGTTTGTCCAAGGCCGTCAAGGTGCCAATAAAATCCCAAGTGATTTGTTTATCAAATCAGCAAAACCAGCTAAATATTTCCCTAAAATATGGATAGATTTCTACTGAAACACTTACGTACACGACCCCCATCCAAAACCAACAATTCCCATTCTATCCAAGGAAGATGCACACAAGACAAAATCCCCACTAACAAGCTTTAGCTTTATGCCTCCTCATTCATTCCACTCCCAAACCACACAAAAACtaacaatttaaaaaaagacCAATCACTAAAGATAAAAAGCTATAATATAAATTCACTCTTAAGTAACAAGGATCTTAAGCCATATAGCTTTCCAAAATTTTATATTACAATACAGATGTTGTTACTTTTTTTGTAGTTCTATTTACAAATTTCACAGTGATCTTGGTACATTCTGCTGAATAACCAATAACAGGAATTTCTGCCATACCAGCTACCCTTCCATTCCTCTTTCTATAAATAGACAATACcttgacacacacaaacccagGAAGATACAAGGATGCTCCCTGACGTCAAACACCGATTGCTGCAAACATTGACAGCTGCAACGCAGAGGGACAGTCTCTAAAATACAAATGCTGCGTTGGTGTTAGCATTGGGTGGAGGGAGGTTCAACCATTATTAGAGCCATCATAGGAAAGTGTGCAAGTACACTATttgaagagaagaatgggagacgcAACCAAAGGCGTGAAGGGGTCGGCTATGAAGGGAACAGGAGATGGCCGATCGAGGGTTCAAGTGAGAAGATCACTCCTGTCTTTGGGGTATGCAGCCTTCCATCTCCAGCACCTCGGGCCAGCCCTCGTACTTGTTGGTGTCGGCGTTGTTCTTTATGTGctgtagaggcagagagaggtttTGGATTAGACCCAATGTCAGCATCCCAAATgtcagcctattccctatataatgcaagTGTTttgtgcactacaaagggaatagggtgccatttgggaagcacaaTGCATGGCCCCTCTTGTCTGATAAGGCTGTGTGTGTACCGGCACAGCGATCACAAACAATGTCCCAAGGACACATAAGGGAGGATGGAAAGACAATATTGAAGGAGTGCCTGTTCCCTCTGGGACAACATGTTCAAGGGTCAGATGGAAATGTAAAAAGACAGTTCTCTCAAAATTGTCTTCTCTGGAGTAACTCAGATCATGAAATCAATAGTTCAGAACTGTAAAGAATGAAAACTAAATCATGGAGCGGCTGTGTTTTACATATCTCATAGAGCAATTTTTTAGTTTACAAACAAACGTCACGTTGGAGTGCATTCTCGCGTCAAATAGCCCTGTTGCAGGATAGTTATACGCTGATGTCGGGACCGTGACGAACTGAACAGTGAGTGATGACCATGCACATCAGACTGATGACTAGAGCTATGCTCAACAAGTAGATTGTTCTGGCTTTATCGAGCTCCATTTGGGATATTTCACCTTGCCTCTCTAGGTGATCAATCCTCCCATGACATCTGTGACGTTGTAAAACAGGGGTGTTCAACTCTTAACCTACAAGGTCCGGAGTCTGCtggttctgttctacctgataattaattgcacacacacactgtgtcccgagtctaaatcagtccctgattagaggggaacaatgaaaagatGCAGTGGGACTGGCTTGGCGCTCCAGAGTTGAGTCTGAGGGTTGTAGACGATGACATCCCGATGCGGTTTTACAAGTCATTGTATTGACTCCAATATAAAACACGTCCATTTCTGAAGCAGAAGAGCACACACACAACTCTTTATGACAGGCCTGGAAAAGGAGTCTGTATCATGATAAATGGTGTGTTCTAGGTACTATATTTCTATAGACAAAGTTCTCTCAGTTATGCTTCACTGAAGCCATGATATTTCAACGGGGAGAGGTGAAAAAGTCCCATGTGAACAGACCAGAAAGAAAAAATGTGAACAAACCAGGTTAAGGAGGATAAAGATGTAAAAGGGGGGGGTTAAAGTTACCTGCTCAAAGGGACTCTTGGTCTTGATCCCTTTGCCTCCCACAAAGATCCAGTTGTCCCTGAAGCCTAATGTGCTGATGCTGGAACTGCCAAGTTCCCCAATCATCTTCTTGGACTCGTCGTTCAGCCTGTGGACCGCAAAGCAGGGTCGTATTCATTtgtgcacaccgtagcaaaatgttTCAACACAAAAATAaaacgtttcttattggacaagttcaggtagtccctccccgtTTGCTAGTGAATACACAGCTAGAAATGTCATTGAGAGTCTGTAGACTAGACACTTAAATATCTCTACCAACCACTCTTTCCTTGAACCTTTTCTCCTAGTCACCATTGTTATACATCAGTAATTGGCGACTACTCCTTTAATATCAGCAGTTAGGAACACCTACTTTGAGGCCGAATCGTCAAACGTGGCCATCATCACTACTGATCCTTCTTCAATAGTCTTCAGGAATGTGATGAGCGTGTTGACATCTGCCCACACAACAAATACAAGACTGGTTTGCCTAGTCCGCCTGCCTAGTCAAGAGACACACCATGACACGGAAACAACACAGGAAATCTAACCGAAACTAAGGCCTCACCTCCCGCCCACATGTCAAAGTAGTCTGTCTTGATGAGGTCCCCTGTCTTTCCTGTGGAGAACAAACAACTTGTTCACGACAAGGTAATGTACACTCACAGGCTAACTCCTATCATGAATAGTGAATTATAGTACATTCAACGACAATGGAAAGTACtgtttacactgagtgtacaaaacattaagaacacctctttccatgacagactgaccaggtgaaagctatgatccctcattgatgtcactatactacttcaatcagtgtagatgaacgggAGAAGACAGgtcaaataaggatttttaagccttgagacatggattgtgtatgtttgcCATTTAGAAGGTGAAATGGCAAGAGAAGAATATTGAAATGTCTTTGAACGAGGTATGATAGTAAGTGCCAGGAGCACCGACttgcgtcaagaactgcaaccctgCTGGGTTTGTCACACcaagtttccagtgtgtatcaagaatggtccactgcCCAAATGACatcaagccaacttgacaactgtgggacacattggagtcaacatccctgtggaacgcttttgacacattgtagagtccatgccctgacaaattaaggttgttctgagggcaaaaggaggttcaactcaatattaggaaggtgttcttaatattttgtacactcagtgtatatgaacAGCGGTATGGACGGGTTAGTATTGAAGTAGTTAACGaaggcagggatgggcaactacaGTCCAGAAGGGCCATGTttatgcaggcttttgttccagcccagcactaacagccATCTATGCATTCTACACATCCTCGAAGGACTCGAGCTGCCAATCCCTGAACAAAGTAAATGTTTCACACACCAGATGTcattttcaaatgtcatattactcACAGATGTAATCATGTAAAACAACCGATTTGACTACAAGGAGAAGTACTGTTTGTCTATGGTATGTAGCAGTGACAAGGCTAGTTTACCGTTAACCAGGGCGATGTTAATTCCTCTGCCCACGTTGTTCTTGACGCCACTCATCAATCTGAAAGGACAAATGAAGAATTATGTGACAGTGAGCCTGCATCTATTTTATTGGGTACTTTGTGGTTAGGTTAGTCCCATCCTGGTCGTGTGGCTTTCTTCACCACTGTACTGAGACTTGTCACACCCTAGTCATATAGCGTCGACACAAAAATAAAAGACTTATTCCTAACCAGAAGCGATTCCCATGTAGCAATGCCTGAGGAATTGGATTTCAATAACACGGATGCAGAATGCCACAAGAGTCAACAGTTAATTAAATAGAGGGTTAACAGTCAACAGGTTGCTTCAGGCATGTTTAAATTGAATCCCCACCTCAGTTACGATATAGTTCATACCGGTCTACGCTAGTCTGTCTAGGAATCTATAAAATAAGTAGAGAAATGCATCCTGTAGAACAGACATAGATAAATGTGTTGTAGAATATCCTATTGTGTCAGCCTTGCACTCTAGATTTCTACCTGGCAATAGatgtttacatttgagtcatttagcagacgctcttatgcacagcgacttacagttagCGCATTCATCTTAAGACAGTCAGTTGAGACAACCACATAACAGTCATAGTAAGTGCTGTAAATTCTTTCAAAATAAAAAGTAGTTATCAgtagtcagtgctagtaggaaaagTCAAGTGCAAGGTTCTTTTTTTGTGCGGGGGGGATAAAACATGTCTTATTTAAAATACTTGTTTCTAATTAGGCCCCTGCGTATaggttaaggggggggggggggggggggggggggtcattgttTGTACTGTTATTATAGGTTGAGAGGGGGTGGGTTTTTGTTTGTACTGTTAATATAGGTCTATCATGTCTCTTACATGTTGTCCTCCAGGCAGATTTTGGGACCCACAACACTGGCTGCTCCGCTGGCCATCTTAAAGGAGAAGTGTCCCTCGGGACATGGCTTGGAGAGGCCACATTTGTAGCGGTCCAGTCTGGTAGCTGTGAATGGAATTCCAAATAGAgtatacaatacaaacacactTTAGcaaccccccccgcccccccccatcAAACACACACCCAATATCAGCGAACACGTACATATCTAGGCCCTGCAAACACAGTCTACTATTACACACACAGCTTGAATCTCTCACACGCACAATATAACTCACACACCTACAGAACAAATCAGACTATTTACATAGCACTCAGCAGGCCAGGTGGTaactacacaatacacacagattAACTACTTTGCTCCTAACACATAAGCATACATGGTAAGGTGTTGCCATGGTTTGTTAAGAGAAGATCAGCCCTGATTATCAAATACCACGGggagaagaaaagaaaagaaatgtAACTTGATTGATTGCGGGAATCAGGAATTAGGTTAAAGTGATGTAACAGGAGAAGTTATTGAAGTATACTTACGGCCTTCCTCTACAGGCATAGACCCTGTTGTGGAGGGACAGAAACAGACAAGTTAGACTCGAGTTTCAGATGTCATTATGACATTAGCCTGTGAGCTCATGAGTT
Proteins encoded in this region:
- the LOC129865151 gene encoding protein FAM3C-like, producing the protein MDFNLGNVFGSMPVEEGPTRLDRYKCGLSKPCPEGHFSFKMASGAASVVGPKICLEDNILMSGVKNNVGRGINIALVNGKTGDLIKTDYFDMWAGDVNTLITFLKTIEEGSVVMMATFDDSASKLNDESKKMIGELGSSSISTLGFRDNWIFVGGKGIKTKSPFEQHIKNNADTNKYEGWPEVLEMEGCIPQRQE